Proteins from a genomic interval of Salmo trutta chromosome 39, fSalTru1.1, whole genome shotgun sequence:
- the LOC115179174 gene encoding gem-associated protein 8, whose amino-acid sequence MEDHGSIYSWFAHPVYGHYWQHYQQAMNWHQRHRQAYRKAWEAAYGPGYPQQYPTAPQRYADWHGGESGGRRAEETVAAKDHVEEDLEGGTDDEEGDGESGSDSEIECDVSNMEITEELRQYFAQTERHKEELKKQQQLDAEQQDNYVLADQDMHRIPWHSRSLPPSERPGERRGAEMKKLYGEDAAKIQGMETAMQLTFDRNCDKKQPKYWPVIPLKL is encoded by the exons ATG GAGGACCATGGTAGCATCTACTCCTGGTTTGCCCACCCTGTGTATGGCCACTACTGGCAGCATTACCAGCAGGCTATGAACTGGCACCAGAGACACAGGCAGGCCTACAGAAAGGCCTGGGAGGCTGCCTACGGGCCAGGttacccccaacagtaccccaCTGCCCCCCAACGCTATGCAGACTGGCatgggggagagagtggggggagaagGGCAGAGGAGACGGTCGCTGCTAAGGACCATGTGGAAGAGGATTTGGAGGGGGGCACAGATGACGAGGAGGGGGACGGGGAAAGTGGCTCGGACAGCGAGATCGAATGTGATGTCAGCAACATGGAGATCACAGAGGAGCTGCGCCAGTATTTTGCCCAGACTGAGCGGCACAAGGAGGAGCTCA AGAAGCAGCAGCAGCTGGATGCGGAGCAGCAGGATAATTACGTGTTGGCCGACCAAGACATGCACAGAATACCCTGGCACAGCAGGTCGCTGCCCCCCTCTGAGCGGCCGGGCGAGCGCCGAGGCGCTGAGATGAAGAAGCTGTACGGGGAAGACGCGGCAAAGATCCAGGGCATGGAGACGGCCATGCAGCTCACCTTCGACAGAAACTGTGACAAGAAACAGCCCAAATACTGGCCCGTCATCCCTCTGAAACTGTAG